In Triplophysa rosa linkage group LG18, Trosa_1v2, whole genome shotgun sequence, a genomic segment contains:
- the tob1b gene encoding protein Tob1b, with protein MQLEIQVALNFIISYLYNKLPRRRVNIFGEELDRQLKKKYEGHWYPDKPYKGSGFRCIHVGEKVDPVVEEAAKESGLDIEDVRNNLPQDLSVWIDPFEVSYQIGEKGPVKVLYVDDNNENGSELDKEIRNSFNPEAQVFMPISDPVGVSSESSSPSPPFGQSAAVSPSFMPRSTQPLTFTTASFAATKFGSTKMKNSGRNGGKVARTSPTNLGLNVNSLVKQKAISNSMHSLYSFGLGGQQQKASALSPNAKEFVFPNLEGQGSSGAVFGSENPLSLSPLQYNNAFDVFTAYGSINDKSLMDGLNFSLSNMQYSNQQFQPVMAN; from the coding sequence ATGCAGCTTGAAATCCAAGTAGCTCTTAACTTCATCATTTCTTATCTGTACAACAAACTCCCGCGGCGGCGAGTCAACATCTTTGGCGAGGAGTTGGATAGACAGCTGAAGAAGAAATATGAAGGACACTGGTACCCGGACAAGCCATACAAAGGATCTGGGTTCAGGTGTATACACGTGGGCGAGAAGGTGGATCCGGTAGTGGAGGAAGCAGCCAAAGAGAGTGGGTTGGACATCGAAGATGTCCGCAATAACTTGCCGCAGGACCTCAGTGTTTGGATTGACCCCTTTGAGGTGTCCTACCAAATTGGGGAAAAGGGACCTGTAAAGGTGCTATACGTGGACGATAACAATGAGAACGGGTCTGAGCTGGACAAAGAGATCAGAAACAGTTTTAACCCCGAGGCTCAGGTCTTTATGCCAATCAGCGACCCCGTGGGCGTCTCCTCGGAGTCCAGTTCTCCATCCCCGCCATTTGGCCAGTCTGCTGCGGTCAGCCCCTCCTTCATGCCACGCTCCACTCAGCCTTTAACCTTCACCACAGCCTCCTTTGCCGCCACCAAGTTTGGCTCCACCAAGATGAAGAACAGTGGCCGCAATGGCGGCAAAGTTGCACGCACTTCTCCCACCAACCTGGGCCTGAATGTGAACAGCTTAGTTAAGCAGAAAGCCATCTCCAACTCCATGCACTCGCTCTACAGTTTTGGCCTCGGAGGTCAACAGCAGAAGGCCTCCGCTCTTTCTCCCAATGCCAAGGAGTTTGTGTTTCCCAACCTTGAAGGCCAAGGGAGCTCCGGTGCAGTGTTTGGAAGTGAGAACCCCCTAAGCCTCAGTCCACTTCAGTATAACAATGCCTTCGACGTGTTCACAGCTTACGGAAGCATCAACGACAAGTCCCTCATGGATGGCTTAAACTTCAGTCTCAGCAACATGCAGTATTCTAACCAGCAATTCCAGCCAGTTATGGCTAACTAA